In Macrobrachium nipponense isolate FS-2020 chromosome 25, ASM1510439v2, whole genome shotgun sequence, one genomic interval encodes:
- the LOC135199488 gene encoding uncharacterized protein LOC135199488 — protein MTNADPNAPDFMLTDGPFGFGYAVTLKSDKGQCLKRSPFATSDDCTQDPSTCKAGFSISIWERVNISFDVFYTVYKYHQDTKRYILSTGGDEFGHPGVAIYHQGLALVALVSTGDKYWKLEVLGPFRNNEWNNIGIRWQNSETTTGGLELYIDAIKVGQEHYSKPSAPAKGILNPTEMLIGCHKDADNPMYRGFNDADFDEYAYWNRRLPDDQTIFFMGGYEGNIENLAPEEFAHMLSKTNMKDPVQAQIAMTMFNTMADSLTEDEGPQEPANATLPGDANGTVPLDSFSLKLRGMADALKKLANPDLIKSDLNLRELGIYMDIIKAASKILNESNAERWHKIEDDGHRGAPGVKEDVERYIDALGKRLKMDPNNPEPQSFVKFTDNILVKMEKMSLSDYQMRGNAYVSPKYSESAEMRDFWLDWDTPLEKVTVPTALVGGISECDRYLVSVSTVVYDSMDEVGPSRVSPTTLNNKVVNKLDSRVIRTNLNVYPPSNSATTPNGVSCYPNQQKLNANPVQFTGGHKELSFTIRHPTFHQDELNTDIYERHCVWWNSKIGEKGAWDGSGCLLLQTTQFYTKCSCKTFGSFAIMAELTEEKIPPYEPGWLKGIKIFLYIISDILLLFYILVVVFSGDLKDQFHLSGLLLSGCLIGGSIGMLLSDAESIQHGRHNCTAIGTLIQGFYVLSALWVTMLGHAGFKATTRGIIAGRLQSYAAVSFGVTMVLIGISITFFIHDLGTDPRCFVAWFDGDKLILFFFPVAVCLGVSLFFGCVVLFNVNHSKKLNKVIQTDYSSFISGSTAIIIYFAITWIIAAISYIKIGDGYSGMYPVFQILNSLMGVVVFISIGIMSVKFRRVLTRTHQRRGEILQKMKEKAKNAKEGKSPKNAKDKAIPPPPPPPPPSKTQPKPPSPPLPL, from the exons ATGACGAACGCCGATCCCAACGCCCCTGATTTCATGCTCACTGACGGGCCCTTTGGCTTCGGCTATGCCGTCACCCTCAAGAGTGACAAGGGCCAG TGCCTGAAGAGAAGTCCTTTCGCCACAAGCGACGACTGCACCCAGGACCCAAGCACGTGCAAAGCAGGCTTCAGCATCAGCATCTGGGAGAGGGTCAACATCAGCTTCGACGTCTTCTACACCGTGTACAAGTACCACCAGGACACAAAGCGATACATCCTCTCGACAG GCGGCGATGAATTTGGCCACCCTGGAGTGGCCATCTACCACCAGGGATTAGCACTGGTGGCCCTGGTATCTACCGGAGACAAATATTGGAAGCTGGAAGTACTGGGGCCCTTCAGAAACAATGAGTGGAATAATATCGGTATCCGCTGGCAGAACTCTGAAACCACTACAGGAGGGCTGGAG CTCTACATTGACGCAATCAAAGTGGGCCAAGAACACTACAGCAAGCCCAGTGCTCCTGCTAAGGGCATCCTGAATCCTACAGAGATGCTTATAGGATGCCACAAGGACGCCGACAACCCCATGTACCGTGGTTTCAACGATGCCGATTTCGACGAGTACGCCTACTGGAACCGGAGGCTTCCTGACGACCAGACTATCTTCTTCATGGGTGGCTACG AGGGCAACATAGAGAACCTCGCACCAGAGGAATTCGCCCATATGCTGTCCAAAACGAACATGAAGGACCCAGTACAAGCTCAGATCGCCATGACTATGTTCAACACCATGGCTGACTCACTCACAGAGGATGAAGGCCCACAGGAACCTGCGAACGCAACTCTTCCTGGAGACGCCAATGGAA CAGTCCCTTTGGACTCTTTTTCCCTGAAACTCAGGGGCATGGCGGATGCCCTGAAGAAGCTGGCCAATCCAGATCTCATCAAGAGTGACCTGAATTTGAGAGAGCTGGGTATCTACATG GACATCATCAAAGCCGCCAGCAAAATCCTTAACGAGTCCAACGCCGAGAGGTGGCACAAGATCGAGGACGACGGGCACCGAGGGGCCCCTGGAGTCAAGGAGGACGTCGAGAGGTACATAGACGCCCTCGGGAAGAGACTCAAGATGGACCCAAACAACCCAGAGCCTCAGAGTTTCGTCAAGTTTACGGACAACATAC TCGTGAAAATGGAGAAGATGTCACTCAGCGATTACCAGATGAGAGGGAATGCCTACGTCAGTCCCAAGTACAGTGAGAGTGCTGAGATGAGGGACTTCTGGCTCGACTGGGATACTCCCCTTGAGAAGGTCACTG TTCCCACGGCCCTCGTCGGAGGTATTTCCGAGTGCGACAGATACCTCGTCAGCGTGTCCACTGTTGTGTACGATTCGATGGACGAGGTCGGGCCATCTCGCGTCAGTCCGAC GACCCTGAACAACAAAGTGGTAAACAAACTCGACTCGCGCGTCATCAGGACCAACTTGAATGTCTATCCGCCATCGAACTCAGCCACGACCCCCAACGGGGTCAGCTGCTACCCAAACCAACAGAAGCTGAATGCCAACCCGGTCCAGTTCACCGGAGGTCACAAGGAACTCAGCTTCACCATCAGGCACCCGACCTTCCACCAGGACGAGCTGAACACCGAC ATATACGAGAGACACTGTGTCTGGTGGAACTCAAAGATTGGGGAGAAGGGAGCCTGGGATGGCAGCGGCTGCCTCCTGCTGCAGACGACGCAGTTTTACACCAAGTGCTCCTGCAAGACGTTCGGCTCCTTCGCCATCATGGCTGAACTCACGGAGGAAAAG ATTCCACCATACGAGCCAGGCTGGTTAAAAGGCATCAAGATCTTCCTGTACATCATCTCGGATATCCTCCTCCTGTTCTACATTCTCGTCGTTGTGTTCTCCGG TGACCTCAAAGACCAGTTCCATCTCTCTGGTCTACTCCTCTCTGGGTGTCTCATAGGAGGCTCTATCGGAATGCTCCTCAGCGACGCGGAATCCATCCAACATGGCCGACACAACTGCACGGCAATCGGAACCCTGATCCAGGGTTTCTATGTGCTGTCAGCTCTGTGGGTCACCATGCTGGGCCACGCCGGCTTCAAAGCTACCACTAGGG GCATAATAGCAGGACGACTGCAGTCCTACGCCGCGGTATCCTTCGGGGTGACCATGGTCCTCATAGGAATCAGCATCACCTTCTTCATCCACGACCTTGGAACGGACCCGAGGTGTTTCGTGGCGTGGTTCGACGGCGACAagctcatcctcttcttcttccccgtGGCCGTGTGCCTGGGGGTGTCCCTCTTCTTCGGCTGCGTCGTGCTCTTCAACGTCAACCATTCGAAAAAGCT AAATAAGGTCATCCAGACTGACTACAGCTCGTTTATCTCTGGAAGCACCGCCATCATAATCTACTTCGCCATCACCTGGATAATAGCGGCGATTTCCTACATCAAAATAGGAGATGGATACAGCGGAATGTATCCAGTCTTCCAGATACTGAATAGCCTCATG GGCGTAGTCGTCTTCATCAGCATAGGAATCATGTCGGTGAAGTTCCGTAGGGTCCTCACGAGGACGCATCAGAGAAGG
- the LOC135199490 gene encoding LOW QUALITY PROTEIN: cadherin EGF LAG seven-pass G-type receptor 1-like (The sequence of the model RefSeq protein was modified relative to this genomic sequence to represent the inferred CDS: deleted 1 base in 1 codon), whose amino-acid sequence MSDSSGKEDNYATTDGPFGFGYSVSLSSAKKQCMIHENYRVGTENCTQNPKECTAGFSVSVWEKTIVAADQFGESVNFTVNDHKYIISTGGDDTGHPGIAIYHKGFWLGAVVSTGDQYWKVEVAGIAPNNTWSNIAIRWEQPTTTGEKGLELFVDLKKVGQRVFGTPATKLPPLDPALVMIGCHKTSSNTTYTGYNDAQFDEVAMWKRRLPDNETNFFFGGFEANFSDVDVEKFSQMMKNVDLTDVNQQASAVEILKKMTAEEPIPSVAPAPTSSSSSSSTSSSSSTAVQSTASSPTASSGTVAPPSVKDLARHASLLAIMEKMTANTSIPKAINRKDHEKMLDILDSMSNLFLPSSFEKWKELQKDKPGSTKVIGDLENWMMGVSKAVAFPNGSEPYKFTKTTDTILAETYKITSGELQANRDFYEFPEYKLLPDIRKKWDLPYDRAAIPTRLFDDSRCDSRPVNIISMLYNNYDDVVPTRVNRATMDKYLDHRLDSRIMSVRAETNPVLNKYKMVDSRAPPCVPTLGKDNPIRLKFEHNLKQYAVRQLRFHDNETVYEINQRICAWYNPAIGDYGAWDRTGCKILVTTQDYTKCACEHFGTFAIVAEEVEPREVPPEQLWLTIIKYIGYILSFIALLIYIITILVSGDLKDMFHLIGLNLAFAVFFGSIFMLVSDMESVRDDRHTCTAIGTLLHVCYLGAGAWIFVLGHASFKAITAGLISGRLRAYFFLAWSVPLVSMGLTFLLFFHELGLDPRCFMSWTNEPKYCFFAPQMFFCAVAFVFGCIVICNMSTPALRKDNLIDDYGSFCYGAAFVMIFFAITWTFGLLTYVNFHFRHLSFYPIFQVFNSWTGLIILLFIGFASKRFRMVMAGQAKLRREMLFGNAFGTPAVPIEERQHLKSPADQRGKSATPPNSGRSSPVRPSSVGAEFPNRPPSKGTVAGRPGSRPHSGF is encoded by the exons ATGTCAGACTCCAGCGGGAAGGAAGATAACTACGCCACGACAGACGGGCCTTTCGGGTTTGGGTACTCCGTGAGCCTTTCCTCCGCCAAAAAACAG TGTATGATCCACGAAAACTATCGAGTGGGTACTGAAAACTGCACTCAGAATCCTAAAGAATGCACGGCAGGATTCAGCGTCAGTGTGTGGGAGAAGACCATCGTTGCGGCTGACCAGTTTGGGGAGTCCGTTAACTTCACGGTAAATGACCACAAGTACATCATATCCACAG GCGGTGATGACACGGGTCATCCAGGCATTGCCATCTACCACAAGGGATTCTGGCTTGGGGCTGTCGTGTCAACA GGCGACCAGTACTGGAAAGTGGAGGTTGCTGGAATTGCACCCAACAACACCTGGAGTAACATCGCCATTCGGTGGGAGCAGCCAACCACCACTGGAGAGAAAGGGCTGGAG CTTTTTGTAGACCTGAAGAAAGTGGGGCAACGCGTTTTTGGGACCCCTGCAACGAAACTGCCACCCTTAGACCCAGCGTTAGTGATGATCGGTTGCCACAAGACTTCTTCCAACACAACTTACACTGGATACAATGATGCTCAGTTTGATGAGGTAGCCATGTGGAAGAGAAGGTTGCCGGACAACGAGACGAATTTCTTCTTCGGCGGGTTTG AGGCCAATTTCTCCGACGTGGACGTCGAAAAATTCAGCCAGATGATGAAAAATGTGGACCTCACCGACGTCAACCAGCAGGCCTCAGCTGTGGAGATCTTAAAGAAAATGACGGCAGAGGAGCCGATCCCTTCAGTAGCCCCAGCGCCaacctcttcgtcttcttcttcatcgacTTCATCGTCCTCTTCCACAGCAGTGCAGTCCACCGCCTCGAGCCCCACAG CTTCGTCTGGTACAGTGGCGCCACCCAGTGTGAAGGACTTAGCCAGACACGCCAGCCTTTTGGCGATCATGGAGAAAATGACGGCCAATACCTCCATTCCCAAGGCGATTAATCGTAAGGACCACGAAAAAATGCTG GACATATTGGATTCCATGAGCAACCTGTTCCTCCCTTCATCCTTTGAGAAATGGAAGGAGCTCCAGAAAGATAAGCCAGGTTCGACTAAGGTCATCGGTGACCTCGAGAATTGGATGATGGGAGTGTCAAAGGCTGTCGCTTTCCCAAATGGATCAGAACCGTACAAATTCACGAAGACTACTGACACCATAC TTGCCGAGACCTACAAGATCACATCAGGGGAACTGCAGGCCAACAGGGACTTCTACGAGTTTCCAGAGTACAAGTTGCTGCCAGACATCCGGAAGAAGTGGGATCTGCCATACGACAGGGCGGCTA TCCCAACCAGACTCTTCGACGACAGCCGCTGTGATTCTCGGCCCGTGAACATCATATCAATGCTCTACAACAACTACGACGATGTGGTTCCCACAAGAGTGAACAGAGC TACGATGGACAAGTACCTGGACCACAGGCTTGACTCACGGATCATGTCGGTGAGGGCAGAGACCAACCCTGTCCTGAACAAGTACAAGATGGTGGACTCAAGGGCCCCGCCCTGCGTCCCGACCCTGGGAAAAGACAACCCGATTCGCCTGAAGTTCGAACACAACTTGAAGCAGTACGCTGTCAGGCAACTCAGGTTCCATGACAACGAGACTGTGTACGAG ATAAACCAACGCATCTGCGCCTGGTACAACCCTGCAATTGGCGACTACGGCGCCTGGGATAGAACTGGGTGCAAGATCTTGGTCACGACCCAAGACTACACAAAATGCGCTTGCGAGCACTTTGGCACCTTTGCTATCGTCGCTGAAGAGGTCGAACCgagg GAAGTTCCCCCAGAGCAGTTGTGGCTTACCATCATCAAGTATATCGGTTACATCCTCTCTTTCATAGCTCTGCTGATCTACATAATCACCATCCTGGTGTCTGG AGATCTGAAGGACATGTTCCACCTCATCGGTCTAAACCTGGCCTTCGCTGTGTTCTTCGGTTCCATCTTCATGCTGGTCAGCGACATGGAGTCGGTGAGGGATGACCGCCACACTTGCACCGCCATAGGCACGCTCCTCCACGTGTGCTACCTGGGCGCGGGAGCTTGGATATTCGTCCTGGGACACGCCTCGTTCAAAGCCATTACAGCAG GCCTGATCAGTGGCCGCCTCCGAGCCTATTTCTTCCTGGCCTGGAGTGTACCTCTAGTGTCGATGGGTctgaccttcctcctcttcttccacgAACTTGGACTGGATCCCCGCTGCTTCATGTCTTGGACCAACGAGCCCAAGTACTGCTTCTTCGCGCCACAGATGTTCTTCTGCGCCGTTGCTTTCGTCTTCGGCTGCATAGTCATTTGCAACATGTCTACGCCTGCTTTAAG GAAGGACAACCTCATAGACGATTACGGCTCCTTCTGCTACGGGGCAGCCTTCGTCATGATATTCTTCGCCATCACCTGGACGTTCGGGTTGCTCACGTATGTGAATTTCCACTTCAGGCACCTGAGCTTTTACCCTATCTTCCAGGTCTTCAATTCGTGGACG gGGTTAATCATCCTCCTGTTCATAGGGTTCGCCTCGAAACGATTTAGAATGGTAATGGCCGGGCAAGCTAAACTAAGG CGTGAAATGCTATTCGGGAACGCCTTCGGCACGCCCGCCGTGCCCATAGAAGAACGCCAGCATCTGAAGTCGCCGGCGGACCAAAGGGGCAAAAGCGCCACGCCCCCTAACAGCGGGAGGTCCTCTCCT GTGAGGCCGTCATCAGTAGGAGCGGAGTTCCCAAATAGGCCCCCCTCCAAGGGAACG GTGGCTGGACGTCCCGGGTCACGACCACACTCAGGCTTCTAA